Proteins from a genomic interval of Rhizobium rhododendri:
- a CDS encoding D-tagatose-bisphosphate aldolase, class II, non-catalytic subunit gives MNQLLTRLASSRQEGSPFGITSVCSAHPTVLRAALRRARNNGRQVLIEATCNQVNQFGGYTGMTPADFIGFVCGIAADEGLERSRILFGGDHLGPNPWKKETAEAAMSKSETLVRHYVLAGFSKIHLDTSMACAGEPASLGDRIIAERAARLAAVAEQAARANGLAMPVYVLGTEVPTPGGADHALDTVAPTSALDARSTIEIHREVFERAGLADAFSRVIAFVVQPGVEFGNANVIAYRPEAAFDLGAVLDAVPQFVFEAHSTDYQTVEALSALVRDGYPILKVGPGLTFAYRESLYGLDLIASELVPGYGDRSLMRAMEDTMLADPTNWLGHYHGEGNALRVERHYSYSDRIRYYWGKPQATEAVENLLLALRGVVIPETVARQFLPSLVIPSGRPIDAELVLIQSVDAVLETYDAACLEQPTSARCGGDIA, from the coding sequence ATGAACCAGCTGCTGACACGCCTCGCTTCTTCCCGGCAAGAGGGCTCGCCGTTCGGCATCACCTCTGTCTGCTCCGCCCACCCGACGGTGCTGCGGGCAGCGTTGCGCCGCGCCAGAAACAACGGCCGGCAGGTGCTGATCGAGGCAACGTGCAACCAGGTCAACCAGTTTGGCGGCTACACCGGCATGACGCCGGCAGACTTCATCGGCTTCGTCTGCGGGATCGCCGCAGACGAAGGCCTCGAGCGCTCCCGCATCCTTTTCGGCGGCGATCATCTCGGTCCAAACCCCTGGAAGAAAGAGACTGCCGAGGCGGCCATGTCGAAATCTGAGACGCTGGTCCGACACTACGTTCTGGCAGGCTTCAGCAAGATCCATCTGGATACGTCAATGGCTTGCGCCGGCGAGCCAGCGAGCCTCGGCGACCGGATCATCGCCGAGCGGGCAGCCCGCCTTGCCGCAGTCGCCGAGCAGGCCGCCCGGGCCAACGGCCTCGCCATGCCGGTCTACGTGCTCGGCACCGAGGTACCGACACCCGGCGGCGCCGACCACGCCCTCGATACAGTGGCGCCGACTTCAGCCCTTGACGCACGTTCGACCATCGAGATCCACCGCGAGGTATTCGAGCGGGCAGGACTTGCCGATGCCTTCTCCCGGGTAATCGCCTTCGTCGTCCAGCCCGGCGTCGAATTCGGCAATGCCAACGTCATAGCCTACAGGCCAGAAGCGGCATTCGATCTCGGCGCTGTCCTCGACGCGGTCCCGCAATTTGTCTTCGAGGCCCATTCCACTGACTACCAGACCGTCGAGGCGCTGTCGGCTTTGGTGCGCGATGGCTATCCGATCCTGAAGGTCGGACCGGGCCTGACTTTTGCCTACCGCGAATCGCTGTACGGGCTCGACCTGATCGCGTCGGAACTGGTCCCGGGCTATGGCGACCGGTCGCTTATGCGAGCCATGGAAGACACGATGCTCGCCGATCCCACGAACTGGCTTGGCCATTATCATGGGGAGGGGAATGCGCTGAGAGTGGAGCGGCATTACAGTTACAGCGACCGGATCCGCTATTACTGGGGCAAGCCGCAAGCGACGGAAGCAGTGGAAAATCTGCTGCTGGCGTTGCGGGGGGTCGTCATCCCGGAAACCGTCGCCAGGCAGTTCCTACCGAGCCTTGTCATTCCGTCGGGGCGGCCGATAGATGCCGAACTCGTTCTCATCCAGTCTGTCGATGCCGTCCTTGAGACGTACGACGCCGCGTGCCTGGAGCAACCGACGTCGGCTCGATGCGGCGGAGACATCGCTTAG
- a CDS encoding tagatose kinase → MSALQTGGLALEALGPTITIGEILVEIMATTVGHGFLEPQALIGPFASGAPAIFIDQVARMGGSAGIIASVGNDDFGKLNIDRLRRDGVDVSAISVIGDLPTGSAFVRYRPDGARDFVFNIASSAAGRIQLTAPATALIERSGHLHVMGSAFAIPGASDIIHFAVSAIKARGGSVSFDPNVRKELANGGEGRQLLDDMLAVTDLLLPSDDELLIAADTSDEPTAIDKLLGIGIGEIVLKRGRHGSSCFAPGSPPLHAAAFAVSEVDPTGAGDCFGATYLTARRMGSTPERALLLANAAGARNVTRQGPMEGVSSLEELQEFARTTPRVI, encoded by the coding sequence ATGTCTGCTTTACAGACCGGAGGGCTTGCGCTTGAAGCGCTCGGGCCGACGATCACGATCGGCGAAATCCTGGTGGAGATCATGGCAACGACGGTCGGCCACGGTTTTCTGGAGCCGCAGGCCCTGATCGGCCCCTTTGCCAGCGGCGCGCCCGCGATCTTCATCGACCAGGTCGCGCGCATGGGCGGATCGGCTGGCATCATCGCCAGCGTCGGTAACGACGATTTCGGCAAGCTCAATATCGACAGGCTGCGGCGCGACGGTGTCGACGTCTCAGCCATATCTGTCATCGGCGATCTCCCAACGGGGAGCGCTTTCGTACGTTACCGGCCGGATGGCGCCCGCGATTTCGTGTTCAATATCGCCAGCTCCGCTGCCGGCCGGATCCAGCTGACGGCGCCTGCAACGGCGCTGATCGAGCGCAGCGGCCACTTGCATGTCATGGGATCGGCTTTCGCCATTCCGGGCGCCTCCGACATCATCCATTTTGCTGTCTCGGCGATAAAGGCCCGCGGCGGCTCGGTATCCTTCGACCCTAATGTTCGCAAGGAACTGGCGAATGGCGGGGAGGGCAGGCAGCTGCTCGACGATATGCTCGCCGTCACCGACCTCCTGCTCCCGTCCGACGACGAACTGCTGATCGCAGCCGATACCAGCGACGAACCGACGGCCATCGACAAGCTCCTTGGTATTGGCATTGGCGAGATCGTGCTGAAGCGCGGCCGCCATGGGTCTTCCTGTTTCGCACCCGGCTCGCCGCCGCTTCATGCAGCCGCCTTCGCGGTTTCCGAAGTCGATCCGACCGGCGCCGGCGATTGTTTCGGCGCCACCTATCTTACTGCCCGGCGAATGGGCTCGACGCCGGAGCGTGCGCTGTTGCTGGCCAACGCCGCCGGCGCCCGCAACGTCACGCGGCAAGGGCCGATGGAAGGTGTCTCCAGCCTTGAGGAACTGCAGGAATTTGCGCGAACCACACCGAGGGTGATCTGA
- a CDS encoding ABC transporter substrate-binding protein has protein sequence MTTIIRTLTASAVGIGLMAGMAQAEELTIATVNNGDMIIMQKLAPEWEKKTGNKLNWVVLEENVLRQKLTTDIATKSGQFDIMTIGGYEAPIWGKSGWLEPVGDLGSDYDYDDLLAPIKAGLTVDGKLYAVPFYTESSFTLYRKDLFDAAGLKMPEQPTYDQIKEYAAKLTDKSKEQYGICLRGKPGWGENMAFLGTMINTYGGSWFDMKWKPQINSAPWKKAVTDYVELLTKYGPPGVTSNGFNENQALFATGHCAMWIDATSAAGRVFDPKQSKVADKIAFTAAPIAVTPNGASWSWSWNLAIPATSTKVEAAKSFVKWATSKDYVKLVGEKEGWVAVPPGTRKSTYDLPEYQKAAPFAAAVLKAILSADPTKATKDPVPYTGVQFVAIPEFQGIGTIVGQQISSALAGQQTVTAALDNAQKQVERDMKKAGYPK, from the coding sequence ATGACAACAATTATTCGCACGCTGACCGCATCCGCCGTCGGCATCGGCCTGATGGCGGGAATGGCCCAGGCCGAGGAACTGACGATTGCCACCGTCAACAACGGTGACATGATCATCATGCAGAAGCTGGCGCCCGAGTGGGAGAAGAAGACGGGCAACAAGCTGAACTGGGTGGTGCTCGAGGAAAATGTCCTTCGCCAGAAGCTGACCACCGACATTGCCACGAAGAGCGGCCAGTTTGACATCATGACCATCGGTGGCTACGAGGCGCCGATCTGGGGCAAGTCCGGCTGGCTGGAGCCGGTTGGCGATCTCGGCAGCGACTATGACTACGACGACCTTCTGGCACCGATCAAGGCCGGCCTGACAGTCGACGGCAAGCTCTACGCAGTACCGTTCTACACCGAAAGCTCGTTCACTCTGTACCGCAAGGACCTGTTTGATGCGGCCGGTCTCAAGATGCCGGAGCAGCCGACCTACGACCAGATCAAGGAATACGCGGCCAAGCTCACCGACAAGTCGAAGGAGCAGTACGGTATCTGCCTTCGCGGCAAGCCGGGCTGGGGCGAGAACATGGCGTTCCTCGGAACCATGATCAACACCTATGGCGGCAGCTGGTTCGACATGAAATGGAAGCCGCAGATCAATTCGGCACCCTGGAAGAAGGCCGTCACCGACTACGTCGAGCTGCTGACCAAATACGGTCCTCCCGGTGTGACATCGAATGGCTTCAATGAAAACCAGGCGCTGTTTGCGACCGGCCATTGCGCCATGTGGATCGACGCGACGTCGGCCGCCGGCCGCGTGTTCGATCCGAAACAGAGCAAAGTCGCCGACAAGATCGCTTTCACGGCCGCCCCGATAGCGGTCACCCCGAACGGCGCCAGCTGGTCGTGGTCGTGGAACCTGGCGATCCCGGCAACATCGACCAAGGTCGAGGCCGCCAAGTCGTTCGTCAAATGGGCGACCTCCAAGGACTATGTGAAGCTGGTGGGAGAGAAGGAAGGTTGGGTCGCCGTGCCGCCGGGCACGCGCAAATCGACCTATGACCTGCCGGAGTACCAGAAGGCAGCGCCATTTGCCGCCGCCGTGCTGAAGGCCATCCTGTCGGCCGATCCGACCAAGGCCACGAAGGATCCGGTGCCCTACACCGGCGTCCAGTTCGTCGCCATTCCTGAGTTCCAGGGCATCGGCACCATCGTCGGCCAGCAGATATCGTCCGCGCTTGCCGGTCAGCAGACCGTCACCGCCGCCCTCGACAATGCCCAGAAACAGGTCGAGCGCGATATGAAGAAGGCTGGCTATCCGAAATGA
- a CDS encoding L-iditol 2-dehydrogenase: MRLKDKVALITGGARGIGLGFAEAFVKEGARVVIADIDIDRATKAAAVIGDRASAVKLDVTDLSAIESVVKSVDEEFGGIDILVNNAAIFDMAPINEITEQSYERIFDINLKAPLFMMKAVSNAMIARGRGGKIINMASQAGRRGEALVTLYCASKAAIISATQSAALALVKHGINVNAIAPGVVDSEMWDVVDASFAKWEGLQPGEKKAAVAKSVPIGRFATPDDLKGIAVFLASSESDYILAQTYNVDGGNWMS; the protein is encoded by the coding sequence ATGAGATTGAAGGACAAAGTCGCGCTGATTACCGGCGGTGCCCGCGGTATCGGCCTTGGTTTTGCAGAAGCCTTCGTCAAGGAAGGAGCGCGGGTCGTTATCGCCGACATCGACATCGACCGTGCCACCAAGGCCGCCGCTGTCATCGGCGATCGCGCCAGCGCCGTGAAGCTCGATGTCACCGATCTTTCGGCCATCGAGAGCGTCGTCAAGTCGGTCGATGAGGAGTTCGGCGGCATCGACATCCTCGTCAACAATGCCGCCATCTTCGACATGGCGCCGATCAACGAGATTACCGAGCAGAGCTATGAGCGCATCTTCGACATCAATCTCAAGGCGCCGCTGTTCATGATGAAAGCGGTCTCCAACGCCATGATCGCACGCGGTCGCGGCGGCAAGATCATCAATATGGCGAGCCAGGCCGGTCGTCGCGGCGAAGCGCTGGTGACCCTCTATTGCGCCTCCAAGGCGGCGATCATCTCGGCCACCCAGTCTGCGGCGCTCGCCCTCGTCAAGCACGGCATCAACGTCAACGCCATCGCCCCCGGTGTCGTCGACAGCGAAATGTGGGATGTCGTCGACGCCAGCTTCGCCAAGTGGGAAGGCCTGCAGCCCGGCGAGAAAAAGGCAGCCGTCGCCAAGTCCGTGCCGATCGGCCGCTTCGCGACACCCGACGATCTCAAGGGTATCGCTGTCTTTCTCGCATCCTCCGAAAGCGACTACATTCTCGCCCAGACCTACAATGTCGACGGCGGAAACTGGATGAGCTGA
- a CDS encoding zinc-dependent alcohol dehydrogenase family protein: MEAINYTALGVADIADLPMPTLLPGQALIRVKASGLCHTDIDVLYGRYGEGHFPVVPGHEYAGVVEAVADDVRSVKVGARVVVDPNLTCGHCDACLKGLGNLCRTLKAYGVTHNGGFAAYSAVDAGHLHQIGDMPFELAALAEPLGCVLNGLRSANLVTGAHGTQTALVFGAGPIGLLLALSLKAEGVAAVTVADINERRLDFAGSLGLATAVSGSADLARSRRQFDFVADATGIPAVVEGMADFTADGGTMLVFGVCAPDARVSIAPFEIFRRQLKLVGSHSLNRTIPDALAILKRDADRMGRLVSHRLPLAEVLSYLTSNSKDAATMKVQYVAD; this comes from the coding sequence TTGGAAGCCATCAATTATACGGCCCTCGGCGTTGCCGATATCGCCGACCTGCCGATGCCGACGCTCTTGCCCGGCCAGGCGCTGATCCGGGTCAAGGCATCCGGATTGTGCCACACGGATATCGACGTTCTCTACGGCCGCTATGGCGAGGGGCATTTTCCAGTGGTACCTGGCCATGAATATGCGGGCGTCGTCGAGGCTGTCGCGGACGATGTGCGCTCGGTCAAGGTCGGCGCCCGCGTGGTCGTCGATCCCAACCTCACCTGCGGCCATTGTGACGCCTGCCTGAAGGGGCTCGGCAATCTCTGCCGGACGCTGAAGGCCTACGGGGTCACCCACAATGGCGGTTTTGCAGCCTACAGCGCCGTCGACGCCGGGCACCTGCACCAGATCGGCGACATGCCCTTCGAGCTCGCAGCACTTGCCGAGCCGCTCGGCTGCGTCCTCAACGGTCTCCGCAGTGCCAACCTTGTCACCGGTGCCCACGGCACGCAGACGGCACTGGTCTTCGGTGCCGGGCCGATCGGGCTGCTGCTCGCCCTCTCGCTGAAGGCCGAGGGCGTCGCCGCCGTGACGGTTGCCGACATCAACGAACGTCGTCTCGACTTTGCCGGTAGCCTCGGACTTGCCACCGCCGTCTCTGGGTCGGCGGATCTGGCCCGCTCCCGACGCCAATTCGATTTTGTCGCCGATGCCACGGGAATTCCCGCTGTCGTTGAGGGCATGGCCGATTTTACCGCCGATGGCGGCACCATGCTGGTGTTCGGCGTCTGCGCGCCGGATGCCCGGGTGTCGATCGCACCGTTCGAGATTTTCAGGCGGCAGTTGAAGCTTGTCGGTTCCCATTCGCTGAACAGGACCATTCCCGATGCACTTGCGATTCTGAAGCGGGATGCGGATCGGATGGGGCGGCTTGTGTCGCACCGACTGCCCCTCGCCGAGGTGCTGTCGTACCTAACCAGCAACTCGAAGGACGCGGCGACCATGAAGGTACAATATGTCGCCGACTAA
- a CDS encoding LacI family DNA-binding transcriptional regulator: protein MEDFSELVGLSRPTVSKYFNDPSSVRRKTRDLIEDALKKSGFRPNMFAVNLNRRRSNIIGVIIPNSTDPFYMALTRRIELIANEAGFLAFVLSSDGKAGMEDEAIKTFKSLNVAGAIIAPLGIESHHATLQQLGQSIPLVYVDSPLDETSAFVGTNNRQSFSLIVDYLCRSGEPPCYFGMPDVNTNAATRRLAYIEAMEQFRLTPELVGLSPVASWDFERFGFEEANRILASTCGFPSRTILCANDRVAFGVISAAYQKGMRVGHGADCDLRVAGHDDHPLSRYACPPITTVAQNYNEIGKRAIELLLNKLGESTASTPSATVEERILLNAELMLRSSA from the coding sequence ATGGAGGATTTTTCCGAACTCGTCGGCCTGTCCCGTCCGACCGTGTCGAAATACTTCAACGATCCGAGCTCGGTGCGTCGCAAGACGCGGGATCTCATCGAGGATGCGCTGAAGAAATCCGGCTTTCGTCCCAACATGTTCGCCGTCAACCTCAACCGCCGGCGCAGCAATATCATCGGCGTCATCATCCCGAATTCGACCGATCCGTTCTACATGGCGCTCACCCGTCGGATCGAACTCATCGCCAACGAGGCCGGCTTTCTGGCTTTCGTGCTGTCCTCGGATGGCAAGGCCGGAATGGAGGACGAGGCGATCAAGACCTTCAAGTCGCTGAATGTTGCCGGCGCCATCATCGCGCCGCTCGGGATAGAATCGCACCACGCGACGCTGCAGCAGCTCGGCCAGAGCATTCCCCTCGTCTATGTGGACTCGCCGCTCGACGAGACCTCTGCTTTCGTCGGCACCAACAACCGCCAGAGCTTCAGCCTCATCGTCGATTACCTCTGCCGCTCCGGCGAGCCGCCCTGCTATTTCGGAATGCCTGACGTCAACACCAATGCCGCGACCAGGCGCCTTGCCTATATCGAGGCAATGGAGCAGTTCCGCCTCACCCCCGAACTCGTGGGGCTGTCCCCCGTTGCAAGCTGGGATTTCGAGCGTTTTGGTTTCGAGGAGGCAAACCGTATCCTGGCGTCGACATGCGGCTTTCCCTCCAGGACCATCCTTTGCGCCAACGACCGCGTCGCCTTCGGCGTTATTTCCGCCGCTTATCAGAAGGGAATGCGGGTCGGGCACGGCGCCGATTGCGACCTGCGCGTTGCCGGCCATGACGATCATCCGCTGTCGCGCTACGCCTGTCCGCCGATCACCACGGTTGCGCAGAACTACAACGAGATCGGCAAGCGCGCCATCGAACTCCTACTCAACAAGCTCGGCGAATCCACAGCCTCCACGCCGTCGGCTACCGTCGAGGAACGCATCCTGCTCAATGCCGAACTCATGCTGCGCAGTTCCGCGTGA
- a CDS encoding LLM class flavin-dependent oxidoreductase, whose protein sequence is MARHDKLKLGTFVYTFGFHPAAWLHPDSDVNGANEFSHFLNIARLSEEAKFDFMFLADSAASAVGDADALARQPTKMNRFEPTSLLSALAVTTTHLGLVGTVSTSYYEPYNVARIFASIDQLSKGRACWNVVTSDHNETGYNFNREGLDPHAVRYERGTEFVDVVFGLWDSFERDALLRDRESGIYYDKDKLHTLDHKGKHFQVRGPLNIAGSPQGRPVIAQAGGSEAGMDLAARTAEVVFGLASNIDRSRAFYKNVKGRMAAYGRSEDDLKIMPGVVLNVGATMAEAQAKVDFMIDKLHPDVGRLMLSEFLEADLTGVPLDQPFPMDRLPTTPRGSKALFDELVDFVNKGHTVGELVRHYAEKHTGNGITGTPTQIADFMEEWFETRAADGFILMFPTLPSSLTDFTELVLPELRRRGLFREEYEGPTLRENLGLSMPVNRYTAARNKG, encoded by the coding sequence ATGGCGCGTCACGATAAGCTGAAGCTCGGGACATTTGTCTATACGTTTGGATTTCATCCCGCGGCATGGTTGCATCCCGACAGTGATGTCAACGGTGCGAACGAGTTTAGTCATTTTCTCAACATCGCGAGGCTCTCGGAAGAGGCGAAGTTCGATTTTATGTTCCTCGCCGACTCCGCGGCCTCGGCCGTCGGCGATGCCGATGCGCTGGCGCGCCAGCCGACCAAGATGAACCGCTTCGAGCCGACATCGCTGCTTTCGGCGTTGGCTGTCACCACCACCCATCTCGGCCTGGTGGGAACGGTTTCCACCAGCTATTACGAGCCCTACAACGTTGCCCGCATCTTCGCCTCCATCGACCAGTTGTCGAAAGGTCGCGCCTGCTGGAACGTCGTTACGTCCGACCACAACGAAACGGGTTATAATTTCAACCGCGAGGGCCTCGATCCGCATGCGGTGCGCTACGAGCGCGGGACGGAGTTTGTCGATGTCGTGTTCGGCCTATGGGACAGTTTCGAGCGGGATGCGCTGTTGCGCGACAGGGAAAGCGGCATCTACTACGATAAGGACAAGCTGCATACGCTCGACCACAAGGGCAAGCATTTTCAGGTCCGGGGGCCGCTCAACATTGCCGGCTCGCCGCAGGGTCGTCCGGTCATCGCACAGGCCGGCGGTTCCGAGGCCGGCATGGATCTCGCTGCCCGCACCGCCGAGGTGGTGTTCGGCCTTGCCTCCAATATCGACCGTAGCCGCGCCTTCTACAAGAACGTCAAGGGACGCATGGCCGCCTATGGACGCAGCGAGGACGACCTGAAGATCATGCCGGGAGTGGTGCTGAATGTCGGCGCGACCATGGCCGAGGCGCAGGCCAAGGTCGATTTCATGATCGACAAGCTGCATCCCGATGTCGGCCGGCTGATGCTGTCCGAATTTCTCGAGGCCGATCTCACCGGCGTGCCGCTCGACCAGCCCTTCCCCATGGACCGGCTGCCGACAACGCCGCGCGGCTCCAAGGCGCTGTTCGACGAGCTGGTGGATTTCGTCAACAAGGGCCACACCGTCGGCGAACTTGTCCGGCACTATGCCGAGAAACATACCGGCAACGGTATTACGGGCACGCCAACCCAGATTGCCGACTTCATGGAGGAATGGTTCGAGACACGTGCCGCCGATGGCTTCATCCTGATGTTCCCGACGTTGCCGTCCAGCCTCACCGACTTCACCGAACTGGTGCTGCCGGAATTGCGCCGGCGCGGCCTGTTCCGGGAGGAATATGAGGGCCCGACGCTGCGCGAAAATCTCGGCCTGTCGATGCCGGTCAACCGCTACACGGCGGCCCGCAACAAGGGTTGA
- a CDS encoding response regulator — translation MKVLVVEDEPIIAFDLENLVLDNGFEIAGLARTQVEALALAPKADIALVDIQLADGPTGPKIARELIDRYGIEVIFMTGNPEMVADFSGAVCVVPKPQSLGKIEAALLKSLSIIQGKRRARAS, via the coding sequence ATGAAAGTTTTAGTGGTTGAGGACGAACCGATCATCGCGTTCGACCTCGAAAATCTCGTCCTCGATAATGGATTCGAGATTGCTGGGCTGGCGCGCACGCAGGTCGAGGCGCTGGCTCTGGCTCCCAAAGCCGACATTGCCCTTGTCGACATACAGCTCGCGGATGGTCCGACAGGTCCTAAAATTGCCCGCGAACTGATCGATCGATACGGGATCGAAGTGATTTTCATGACGGGGAATCCGGAGATGGTCGCTGATTTCTCCGGCGCCGTCTGCGTCGTGCCGAAACCGCAGAGCCTTGGGAAGATAGAGGCGGCATTGTTGAAGTCCTTGTCCATCATACAGGGCAAGCGGCGCGCGCGCGCATCCTAG
- a CDS encoding outer membrane protein translates to MKKLLLAALVSTSLVSVAAAADMTPPMQPPAAVDNGMGFYIGSLSSVSFLKHTDFDILGVNINTKYDTGFYSALRGGYNFGSMGFVAPRVELEVGYGTASVDQHRVTGIGSFSSINSYGDANTIQGFVNGYLDIPLAPAGDTGMLSVFTPYVGGGVGAMNLKLRKQGVGGVGTLMDDSNTAFAYHLDAGVGINLQPIFSGSSLFEKTTLDIGYRYTAADNFDFTARDGTSSTTDFRSNAVTFGLRKQF, encoded by the coding sequence ATGAAGAAGCTCCTCCTCGCGGCCCTGGTCTCAACCTCGCTGGTCTCCGTCGCAGCCGCTGCTGACATGACGCCACCGATGCAGCCACCAGCTGCCGTTGACAACGGCATGGGTTTTTACATCGGCTCGCTGAGCTCGGTCTCCTTCCTGAAGCACACGGACTTCGACATCCTGGGTGTCAACATCAACACGAAGTACGACACCGGCTTCTACAGCGCGCTCCGCGGCGGCTATAACTTTGGCTCGATGGGTTTCGTCGCTCCGCGCGTCGAACTTGAAGTCGGCTACGGCACGGCCTCGGTCGACCAGCACCGCGTCACCGGCATCGGCAGCTTCAGCTCGATCAATTCCTACGGCGATGCAAACACCATCCAGGGCTTCGTCAACGGCTACCTCGACATTCCGCTGGCACCGGCTGGCGACACCGGCATGCTGTCGGTCTTCACGCCTTACGTCGGCGGCGGCGTCGGTGCGATGAACCTCAAGCTGCGCAAGCAGGGCGTTGGTGGCGTTGGCACGCTCATGGACGACAGCAACACGGCATTCGCCTACCACCTCGACGCCGGCGTCGGCATCAACCTGCAGCCGATTTTCTCCGGTTCGTCGCTGTTCGAAAAGACAACGCTCGACATCGGTTATCGCTACACCGCAGCCGACAACTTCGACTTCACGGCCCGCGACGGCACGTCGTCCACCACTGATTTCCGCAGCAACGCTGTGACCTTTGGTCTCCGCAAGCAGTTCTAA
- a CDS encoding ROK family protein — MTKTKSRSADKPQVVLSVDVGGSHVKVMTSAGTPERKIESGASLTATAMVSAVETLVSDWEFDVISIGFPGPVRRNFAIEEPVNLGDGWVGFDFAHSFGKPVKIVNDALMQAIGSYDGGRMLFLGLGTGLGSAMVIENVAQPMELAHLSHKKGKSFEDYLGEAGLKKRGKKKWRGHVFDVVDRMKAALLPDYIVIGGGNVDKLDELPKSCRRGDNTLAFEGGFRLWRDSTLIV, encoded by the coding sequence ATGACGAAAACTAAGAGCCGCAGCGCAGACAAGCCGCAGGTCGTGCTGTCGGTCGATGTCGGCGGGTCGCATGTCAAGGTGATGACGAGCGCTGGCACGCCGGAGCGGAAAATTGAATCGGGAGCGTCCCTGACGGCGACCGCCATGGTCAGCGCTGTCGAGACGCTTGTCAGCGATTGGGAATTCGATGTGATCTCGATCGGCTTTCCCGGTCCTGTTCGCCGGAATTTCGCCATCGAGGAACCTGTCAACCTCGGTGACGGCTGGGTCGGCTTCGACTTCGCCCACAGCTTCGGCAAGCCGGTCAAGATCGTCAACGATGCGCTGATGCAGGCTATCGGCAGCTACGATGGCGGCCGCATGCTTTTCCTCGGACTCGGTACCGGGTTGGGCTCTGCCATGGTCATCGAGAATGTCGCGCAACCGATGGAGCTCGCCCATCTGTCGCACAAGAAAGGCAAGAGCTTTGAAGACTACCTCGGCGAGGCCGGGTTGAAAAAACGTGGCAAGAAGAAGTGGCGCGGACACGTCTTCGATGTGGTCGATCGGATGAAAGCAGCCTTGCTGCCGGACTACATCGTTATCGGCGGCGGCAATGTCGACAAGCTGGACGAGCTTCCAAAATCCTGCCGTCGTGGCGACAACACCCTCGCTTTCGAAGGCGGCTTCCGTCTTTGGCGCGATTCCACCTTGATCGTCTGA
- a CDS encoding DUF4337 family protein, producing MENDATEAFEHTEHAQHAAHSGNSFLSRVAVSIAILAVLAASAGSLETIESGAATAARSEAVLFQNKATDNWNFFEAKSLKKNMYDIAAAQGGALAPDWQVQARRNETESQDAAKTAKEFEARSEQSNVEATRHEGRHHFLTVATTFLHIAIAIATIAIITGGQRWPWYASLALGVVGTAITAIAYLP from the coding sequence ATGGAAAACGACGCCACGGAAGCCTTCGAGCATACCGAGCATGCACAGCACGCTGCCCATAGCGGCAACTCCTTCCTGTCGAGGGTTGCCGTCAGCATTGCCATTCTCGCCGTCCTCGCTGCCAGCGCCGGCAGTCTCGAAACCATCGAGAGCGGGGCTGCGACAGCGGCACGCTCCGAGGCGGTGCTCTTTCAGAACAAGGCAACCGACAACTGGAATTTCTTCGAGGCGAAGAGCCTCAAGAAGAACATGTACGACATCGCCGCCGCCCAGGGCGGGGCGCTCGCGCCCGATTGGCAGGTACAGGCAAGACGCAACGAGACCGAAAGCCAGGATGCCGCCAAGACCGCGAAGGAATTCGAAGCCCGGTCGGAGCAATCGAACGTCGAAGCTACACGCCATGAGGGCCGTCATCATTTTCTGACGGTCGCCACCACCTTTCTCCACATTGCCATCGCCATCGCCACGATTGCCATCATCACCGGCGGCCAGCGCTGGCCATGGTATGCTTCGCTGGCGCTTGGCGTGGTGGGAACGGCGATCACCGCTATCGCCTACCTGCCGTAA